The proteins below come from a single Gimesia alba genomic window:
- a CDS encoding TlpA disulfide reductase family protein yields the protein MIATHSTCQNWFPIILALTLLVFPVGCTSQQDSKPESTKTEASSQTEAQTPAEVSKPEKTIEITLTLSDAKGFQEILEQQKGKVVLVDFWATWCIPCVKNFHHTVEWNKKFADQGLSVISVSMDESDEATQKAVLEFLESQDAQFTNILATATGEEDPMDTFGIDGGALPHYRIYDRAGQLVKKFSFADPSKSFTQADIETALEATLKQKPE from the coding sequence ATGATCGCAACACATTCCACCTGCCAAAACTGGTTCCCCATCATCCTCGCATTAACACTGCTTGTATTCCCAGTTGGATGTACCTCTCAACAAGATTCCAAACCAGAGAGCACAAAAACAGAGGCATCCAGTCAAACCGAGGCCCAAACCCCTGCTGAAGTATCTAAGCCGGAAAAAACGATTGAGATCACACTGACCTTATCCGACGCGAAAGGCTTTCAGGAGATCCTCGAACAACAAAAAGGGAAAGTCGTGCTCGTCGATTTCTGGGCCACCTGGTGTATCCCTTGTGTCAAGAATTTCCACCATACGGTCGAATGGAATAAAAAGTTCGCCGATCAGGGCCTGTCGGTCATTTCGGTCAGCATGGATGAGTCGGACGAAGCAACACAAAAAGCAGTCTTAGAGTTTCTGGAATCACAGGACGCCCAGTTCACGAACATCCTGGCGACCGCGACGGGCGAAGAGGACCCGATGGACACGTTCGGAATCGATGGCGGGGCCTTGCCACATTATCGGATTTACGACCGAGCAGGTCAGTTGGTTAAGAAGTTTTCCTTTGCTGATCCGAGCAAATCGTTCACCCAGGCAGATATCGAGACTGCTTTAGAGGCAACTCTGAAACAGAAACCGGAATAA
- a CDS encoding alpha/beta hydrolase produces the protein MIRKLWSTFIDELFGFYLLHRFFYYKKQPLVVSNAGESVPELHSGDLTTFFSPVPAAAQLEYQPRLRPASKITFDAAEVEDFQFPSSIQTTFPENDLVKGRHWKSTAVSRESGVSPRYTVVAVDGIVQMGVRSFNRLAQRLTPAGVDVVMLDSPFNYRRTPAGYRPGQLIAGGNLDHQLTVARQGVLDLWSLILSLQNQGHQIGLVGISHGAWMSLTAALLIDQLEFVMAITPPVDLFHILEEGGTVVNAIRRGVGHDVTDPERLEQLTRPLVIPNWQPRLDTAAIQLHVADFDRFVPSFRIQALAEQWQAKSSHHRLGHIEATTGPKVVAQVAEDILQFWKQTAE, from the coding sequence ATGATCCGTAAACTCTGGTCGACGTTTATCGATGAGCTGTTTGGCTTTTATCTCCTGCATCGGTTCTTCTATTACAAGAAACAACCGCTGGTCGTTTCCAACGCAGGCGAATCGGTGCCCGAACTCCATAGCGGCGACCTGACCACTTTTTTTTCGCCCGTTCCCGCAGCGGCACAACTGGAATACCAGCCCCGCTTACGACCGGCATCAAAGATTACCTTTGATGCCGCCGAGGTCGAGGATTTCCAATTTCCCAGTTCCATTCAAACGACATTTCCTGAGAATGATCTGGTGAAAGGTCGCCACTGGAAATCCACGGCTGTTTCACGCGAATCGGGAGTATCGCCGCGATATACCGTGGTCGCCGTCGATGGAATCGTGCAGATGGGCGTTCGCAGTTTTAACAGACTCGCACAACGACTCACCCCCGCTGGCGTGGATGTCGTGATGTTGGATAGTCCCTTTAATTACCGACGCACGCCGGCCGGTTATCGCCCCGGGCAACTGATTGCCGGCGGCAATCTGGATCATCAGCTCACCGTTGCCCGGCAAGGGGTATTGGACCTGTGGAGCCTGATTCTCTCCTTACAGAACCAGGGACATCAGATCGGCCTCGTGGGCATCAGCCACGGTGCCTGGATGTCCCTGACCGCTGCCTTGTTGATCGACCAACTCGAATTCGTAATGGCGATCACTCCCCCCGTTGACCTGTTCCATATCCTGGAAGAAGGGGGAACAGTTGTGAATGCGATTCGCCGTGGTGTCGGCCATGATGTCACTGATCCGGAACGGCTGGAACAACTCACGCGCCCCCTGGTGATCCCCAACTGGCAGCCCCGTCTGGACACTGCTGCCATCCAGTTGCACGTCGCCGACTTCGATCGCTTTGTCCCCTCATTCCGCATTCAAGCACTGGCCGAACAATGGCAGGCAAAATCCTCCCACCATCGATTAGGTCACATCGAAGCCACCACAGGCCCGAAGGTCGTCGCACAGGTCGCGGAAGACATTCTCCAGTTCTGGAAGCAAACGGCTGAGTAA